A region of Necator americanus strain Aroian chromosome I, whole genome shotgun sequence DNA encodes the following proteins:
- a CDS encoding hypothetical protein (NECATOR_CHRI.G3426.T1) yields the protein MADDDLELHLGKKKKPKKVIKLDDDEPTPTPDTVADDLGELKLGGKKKKKPKVEEDEEKKDEGVADLGIGIGITNLIDATRPWPDYTYDECLTLVFNIMREKNPELSGEKKKFAMKPPEVARAGSKKTAFSNFAEICRLMKRQDKHVLQFLLAELGTTGSIDGNNCLIVKGRFQQKHFESVLRKYIKEYVMCHTCRSSDTQLTKDTRLFFLQCQTCGSRCSVTAIKSGFTAMVGKRAAARRAAEAIAGK from the exons ATGGCTGACGACGATCTT GAGCTTCAtcttgggaagaaaaagaaaccaaagaaGGTGATCAAACTTGATGACGATGAGCCCACTCCCACCCCTGACACTGTGGCCGATGATCTAG GTGAACTGAAActtggaggaaaaaagaagaagaaacctaAAGTTGAGGAggacgaagagaaaaaagatgaaggagtGGCTGATCTAG GAATTGGAATTGGAATCACTAATCTCATCGACGCTACTCGGCCGTGGCCAGACTACACGTATGATGAGTGCTTAACACTTGTCTTCAATATTATGCGtgagaaaaatcctgaattgtccggagaaaaaaagaaatttgcgaTGAAACCGCCTGAG GTTGCTCGTGCGGGCAGCAAGAAAACtgcattttcgaatttcgctGAGATTTGCCGACTAATGAAACGACAAGACAAACACGttcttcagtttcttttgGCTGAACTTG gtACTACTGGTTCAATCGATGGCAACAACTGCTTAATTGTCAAGGGTcgatttcaacaaaaacactTTGAGAGTGTATTAAGGAAATATATCA aagagtATGTAATGTGCCATACATGTCGTTCGTCGGATACGCAGCTCACAAAGGACACTCGACTTTTCTTCTTGCAGTGCCAAACTTGTGGATCAAGGTGTTCAGTCACAGCGATCAAAAGTGGTTTCACAGCTATGGTCGGTAAGCGAGCAGCGGCTCGTAGAGCAGCTGAAGCAATTGCCGGCAAATAA
- a CDS encoding hypothetical protein (NECATOR_CHRI.G3427.T1), which translates to MALLKTSLRLLEAIEQGEYEKAFSLTENASQQHDSSLSSVAPDLIYKVAYSFGNQNNSQLKVLLIRLFDLLTSVPQKYRICYELLTLRTSPFLTDVLVNQLGSLITNEFLESYPDLWNQICSELPVKLEKRLCQRFISVDEELWLGIIEAANVLAFFDKIPFKVPYKIF; encoded by the exons ATGGCTCTGCTAAAAACTTCTTTACGATTGTTGGAGGCGATCGAACAAGGAGAATACGAGAAGGCCTTCTCGCTCACAGAAAACGCCAGTCAACAGCATGACA gCTCACTCAGTTCTGTAGCACCTGACTTGATCTACAAAGTTGCATATAGTTTCGGGAATCAAAACAATAGCCAACTTAAGGTTCTACTTATTCGCCTTTTCga TTTACTCACATCTGTGCCTCAAAAATATCGTATTTGCTACGAGTTACTGACTTTACGAACATCTCCATTTCTTACGGATGTGCTTGTGAATCAATTGGGTTCACTGATCACCAATGAATTCTTGGAATCTTA CCCAGACTTGTGGAATCAAATCTGTAGCGAACTGCCGGTGAAGTTGGAGAAGAGACTTTGTCAACGATTCATCAGCGTGGACGAGGAGTTATGGCTTGGCATAATTGAAGCTGCTAATGTTCTAGCTTTTTTCGACAAAATCCCTTTCAAAGTCCCTTATAA aatcttctaa